One segment of Scomber scombrus chromosome 3, fScoSco1.1, whole genome shotgun sequence DNA contains the following:
- the sys1 gene encoding protein SYS1 homolog, whose amino-acid sequence MLYQFTMASNFRSYIWDPVLIVSQIVLMQCIYYSFLGLWLAGVDSLVQTNRSLDQIFNYEALGFATIQGRLSMMAFILNSLTCALGLWFFIRRGKQCLDFTVTVHFFHMIGCWIYNAHLPAALSWWLVNVACMALMAVIGEYLCMRTELRAIPVNSGPKSNL is encoded by the exons ATGTTGTATCAGTTCACGATGGCCAGTAACTTCCGTAGCTACATTTGGGATCCAGTCCTCATTGTGAGTCAGATTGTGCTGATGCAGTGCATCTACTACAGCTTCCTGGGCCTGTGGTTGGCAGGAGTGGACAGTCTGGTGCAAACAAATCGGTCACTGGACCAGATCTTTAACTATGAA GCCCTTGGGTTTGCAACAATACAGGGCAGGCTCTCAATGATGGCTTTCATATTGAATTCACTTACCTG CGCACTTGGTCTGTGGTTCTTCATCCGTCGAGGGAAACAGTGCTTGGACTTCACAGTCACCGTGCACTTCTTCCATATGATCGGCTGCTGGATCTATAACGCTCATCTTCCAGCTGCTCTGTCCTGGTGGCTCGTCAATGTGGCCTGCATGGCGTTGATGGCTGTTATTGGAGAGTACCTGTGCATGCGGACTGAGCTCAGGGCCATTCCCGTCAACAGTGGACCCAAGTCTAACCTTTGA